The segment TGACTCTCTGATGTATGCTCTCACTAGATGGAAACAAACTGCAGAGGCTTTCCactgtgtgtgcacacaaaGCCCCTCGTGGAAGTGCAGTGATGGCTGTGAAAGGGAGAAGATCAGCAGCACAAGCTGTCAGTACCTACAAGGTGGATGGAGAGGAAGCAACCCCAGGCAGTTGCATGCAGCTTGAAGTGAGTTGGCAAGGTGAGACCTGTCCATGCACAGGTGGACATTCCTTTGACATCACGGCATTCAGAGCTCCCCCAAATAAATCAACCTCTTCCCAATGCTCTCCCTCAGCCAAGGGGACCATGGTTTCATCTGAAGGATGGTCCATGAAGATATGTTGTTTGGATCATTTCCATGGCTGAGCTGGTGAGTGAAGCCTGCCTAAGTCATACAGCTTAGACTTCCAGTGCCTTGCACGCTTAAGGAGAGCCAGATTAAGGGGGATTTCTCTGCTCTTTAGCCACATGAGATTTCTGGGATGTAAGTtcctgaggaggaagaaaggagagaaaggaatcCTTTGGGTGATGGTTCAACTCCATCTGTCTTAGATACCTACCTGAGGATGAGATCAGTTCTCCCCTAAATAACTGATCAAGAATCCTCCCTTGTTTGAAGGGAGGGCGTAGATAAAACCCTTCAGTTCAGCTGCCTTCTCAGCAGAGCTACCATCCTAGAGGATGGGATTCAGCTCAGAGGACTTTGTCTTAAGCCACTGAGGCATGGATAAACAATTATCCAGGTTCATTTGGCGAACCCTGACCTTCAGGGTCAGACCAGTTGCCCAGAAGTGTTTCTGGGGGAAGGATTTCCCTGGCAATTTTAACTTAGAGTAGATGCTGTTTTCCCGTGCTCTGCACTGACTGCTTTTTCAGGGATGATGGCTTTGTTTCGCTACCAGTAGCACCTGAAGGATAGCACAGGCATGCAAATGCTCACAGAAAATTTGTCTTTGCAGATGAACCTCAACACGTCAAGGCCCACTGCAAACGGGACAGGTGTGGAAGAATTCATCCTTCTTGGCTTCCCGGGCTTGTGGCATTCCCGGATCTCCCTTGTGGTGGCATTTGCACTGATGTACTGCCTGACAGTAATAGGCAATGCATCCATCATAGCCCTCATCTGGATGAACAGTAACCTCCATACCCCAATgtactttttcctctgtaatCTCTCCTTTCTGGAGATCTGGTACACTACGGGTGCTGTTCCCAAAGCCATAGGAGTCATGCTGGGGAGTAGCCAGACTATCTCCTTCAGTGCTTGCATCCTCCAGCTgttgtttcttctctctctaGGCTCCACTGAGTGTTTTCTCCTGTCTGTGATGGCATATGATCGCTACTTAGCCATATGCTACCCCTTGAGATACAGCTCCCTCATGAACAGCGTCCTCTCTACTCGGCTGGCActcagctc is part of the Falco naumanni isolate bFalNau1 chromosome 18, bFalNau1.pat, whole genome shotgun sequence genome and harbors:
- the LOC121099013 gene encoding LOW QUALITY PROTEIN: olfactory receptor 6F1 (The sequence of the model RefSeq protein was modified relative to this genomic sequence to represent the inferred CDS: substituted 1 base at 1 genomic stop codon), which encodes MERKQPQAVACSLNQGDHGFIXRMVHEDMLFGSFPWLKNLSLQMNLNTSRPTANGTGVEEFILLGFPGLWHSRISLVVAFALMYCLTVIGNASIIALIWMNSNLHTPMYFFLCNLSFLEIWYTTGAVPKAIGVMLGSSQTISFSACILQLLFLLSLGSTECFLLSVMAYDRYLAICYPLRYSSLMNSVLSTRLALSSWLGGFLAISVLAFLTSRLTFCGPNVINHFLCDIDSCLALSCSDTWPVELATFLVSLIVVVASCVVTLVSYIYIISSILRIHSAHGRKKAFSTCSAHLSVVMIWYGSTMFLYVKPSAQKSLDLNKLVNTFNTVVTPLLNPFIYTLRNKEVKQALGRAFQKK